The genomic segment CGAGGTGAGTGAGCAGGTGATTTCGCCTCGCAGCCTGAGCCATCGCGCACGCCACGCGCAGCCGCTCACGCGCGAGGAGTCCGACCGCGTGGCCCGCATCGCCCGCGTGATGGTTGTGGCGGCGGAGAACTTCGGGGACGCGGATCGGGCCGCGCGCTGGCTCCGCACGCCGAACCATGCCCTCCAGGAGCGCATCCCCCTCAAGCTCCTTGCGACCAGCGAAGGCGCGCGCGTAGTGGAGGAGAGCATCTACCGGCTGGCGCACGGCATCTTCGCCTGATGCTCGTGTACCGCATCGCGCGGGCAGCATACTCCGCGCTGGACGGCGAGGGCGCGCGGCGCTCCGGCGGGCGCTGGAACTCGCCGGGCACGCCGGTCGTCTACACTGCCGGCTCACGCGCACTCGCCGTGCTGGAAGTCCTCGCCTGGACCAACCCCGCCACTGCCCCACTCGACCTCGCCCTGTTCGAGATCGAAGCCCCTGCACCCGG from the Longimicrobiaceae bacterium genome contains:
- a CDS encoding antitoxin Xre/MbcA/ParS toxin-binding domain-containing protein: EVSEQVISPRSLSHRARHAQPLTREESDRVARIARVMVVAAENFGDADRAARWLRTPNHALQERIPLKLLATSEGARVVEESIYRLAHGIFA